In Candidatus Desulfofervidus auxilii, one genomic interval encodes:
- the nfi gene encoding deoxyribonuclease V (cleaves DNA at apurinic or apyrimidinic sites), translated as MDKIAKLNYAQAVILQKELCQKVILKPPPNFSPQLIAGADVSYSRKDSKIYAALVVLNLPDLTLLETKTIIGETTFPYIPGLLSFREAPLLIKAFRQLQIKPHVILVDGQGIAHPRRIGLASHLGVCLNISTIGCAKSRLIGSYQPVPPSKGSYSLLKEGEEVIGFVLRTKKGVKPIFVSPGHLMDFDTAYKILLLCLKGYRLPEPTRLAHIEANRVRAKFSSPPGLV; from the coding sequence ATGGATAAAATTGCTAAATTAAATTATGCTCAAGCAGTGATTTTGCAAAAAGAATTGTGTCAAAAGGTAATCCTAAAACCACCTCCCAACTTTTCACCCCAACTAATAGCCGGGGCAGATGTTTCTTATAGCCGTAAGGACAGTAAAATTTATGCTGCTTTAGTGGTTTTAAACTTACCCGACTTAACTCTTTTAGAAACAAAAACCATAATAGGAGAGACAACATTTCCTTATATTCCTGGATTACTTTCTTTTCGGGAAGCACCTTTGCTTATTAAAGCATTTAGACAACTTCAAATCAAACCACATGTTATTTTAGTAGATGGTCAAGGCATTGCCCATCCTAGACGCATAGGTCTGGCCAGCCATCTGGGGGTATGTTTAAACATTTCTACCATTGGCTGTGCTAAATCACGATTAATAGGTAGCTACCAACCAGTGCCACCCTCTAAAGGTAGTTATAGTCTTCTCAAAGAAGGAGAAGAGGTAATAGGTTTTGTCCTCAGAACCAAAAAAGGCGTTAAACCCATTTTTGTCTCTCCAGGACATTTAATGGATTTTGATACTGCTTACAAAATTCTACTTCTTTGTTTAAAGGGTTACCGTTTACCAGAACCAACACGTCTAGCCCATATAGAAGCTAACCGTGTAAGGGCTAAATTTTCTTCACCTCCTGGCTTGGTTTGA
- a CDS encoding LytR/AlgR family response regulator transcription factor: protein MRVKTLIVSASCQERTFLRKVLDKRDDIEIIGETVSAREAFKLIRAIPYDLLFIDIDLEDISGLELAKSLANSDFPVLIIFLAKDEGCAAEAFTLDAVDYLIKPIEEVRLLNAVDRAIRWERVLKKKNAYVEKISIPAQAFNENELFQALEKSWHKNHQKIPSIQKLPVEKGTRRILIPYSDIVFAEAWGDYTYIYTAEEKLFTSFSLKTLEERFRGTSFFRVHRKYLVNLDQVVEIASLPGGIFYLRTMGKHKIEIPISRRRLKQFKEILGL, encoded by the coding sequence ATGAGGGTTAAAACACTCATCGTTTCAGCTTCCTGTCAAGAAAGGACATTTTTGAGAAAGGTTTTAGATAAGAGAGATGACATTGAAATTATTGGTGAAACAGTTTCAGCTAGAGAGGCTTTTAAATTAATCCGGGCTATTCCTTATGACCTATTGTTTATAGATATTGATTTAGAAGATATAAGCGGTTTGGAGCTAGCCAAGAGCTTAGCAAATAGCGACTTCCCTGTTTTAATAATTTTTCTGGCTAAAGATGAAGGATGTGCAGCAGAAGCCTTTACTCTAGATGCGGTTGATTACTTGATAAAACCTATTGAAGAAGTGAGATTGTTAAACGCTGTGGACCGTGCTATCCGTTGGGAAAGGGTTCTTAAAAAAAAGAATGCATATGTAGAAAAAATTTCTATTCCTGCTCAGGCCTTTAATGAAAATGAGCTTTTTCAAGCTTTGGAAAAAAGCTGGCATAAAAATCACCAAAAAATCCCTTCCATTCAAAAATTACCTGTAGAAAAGGGAACAAGGAGAATATTAATTCCATATTCTGATATTGTATTTGCTGAAGCATGGGGTGATTATACTTATATTTATACCGCCGAAGAAAAATTATTTACTTCCTTTAGTTTGAAAACATTGGAAGAGCGCTTTCGGGGAACTTCCTTTTTTCGAGTGCATCGAAAATACTTGGTAAATCTTGACCAGGTGGTAGAAATAGCCTCTCTGCCAGGTGGTATTTTTTATTTACGCACCATGGGTAAGCATAAAATAGAAATTCCTATTAGCCGCAGGCGCTTAAAACAGTTTAAAGAAATACTTGGACTTTAA
- a CDS encoding aldehyde ferredoxin oxidoreductase family protein codes for MLNRDPLQRVLYIDLTKRRFWIEYRPELFEKYIGGTGVANVLLREECPERTDPLGPENPVIFSVGPLVGLFPMASKTVAMFKSPHTGNLGESHAGGRSAVCIRQAGYGAIVIKGVSPIPVYITIFNDQVQFHDGRALWGMRSNLTARALREKEPGSGIRSILRIGVGGERLVTYACLISETYRHFGRLGLGAVFGSKKLKAIVISGKRSLPVTDKKVYKKIYDEIFHQILTNPSLKKYHDLGTALNILPLNKLKALPTKNLQNPCFEEAGKISGEHLAENYLGRRLACAHCPIACIHLAALRELYEDEPYFYKTTFISYDYELIYALGTMLGVSNPQGLLRLLDEIEVLGLDAISTGVVLAWTTEAFQKGLITEKETSGLEPKWGDYETYMEIVKNIVLQVNDFYQALAKGVEYASERYGGKEFALAFGKNEMPGYHTGHGGHLTFLTGARHSHLDSAGYSFDQKFLGKEPLTPRDYAEKLFAEESYRQILSSLVICFFARGVYDYPTIINTLKIAGFDFSEEELKKLGKNILKEKYQFKFREGFSLDNIRIPKRILETLSPYGQLKEEFLREAIIHYKELINVI; via the coding sequence ATGTTAAATCGTGATCCCCTACAAAGGGTGCTTTATATAGATTTGACCAAGCGGCGTTTTTGGATTGAATATCGGCCCGAATTGTTTGAAAAATATATAGGTGGTACTGGTGTAGCCAACGTCCTTTTACGAGAAGAGTGTCCAGAAAGGACCGATCCTTTAGGGCCAGAAAATCCTGTTATCTTTAGTGTTGGTCCTTTAGTGGGTCTCTTTCCTATGGCTTCTAAAACAGTGGCTATGTTCAAATCACCCCATACAGGCAATTTAGGTGAAAGTCATGCTGGAGGACGGAGTGCGGTATGCATTCGACAAGCAGGCTATGGAGCAATTGTAATTAAAGGTGTTAGCCCAATACCTGTGTATATCACTATTTTTAATGACCAGGTGCAATTTCACGATGGACGGGCTCTCTGGGGGATGAGAAGCAATTTAACCGCTAGGGCCCTCAGGGAGAAAGAGCCGGGTTCTGGAATACGTTCCATCTTGAGGATTGGGGTAGGAGGAGAGCGATTAGTGACCTATGCTTGCTTGATTAGCGAAACATATCGTCATTTTGGCCGTTTGGGACTGGGTGCAGTTTTTGGGAGTAAGAAATTGAAAGCCATAGTTATTAGTGGAAAACGCAGTTTGCCAGTAACTGATAAAAAAGTTTATAAAAAAATTTATGATGAGATTTTTCACCAAATTTTAACTAATCCATCTTTAAAAAAATATCATGATTTGGGTACTGCTTTAAATATTTTACCTTTAAATAAACTAAAAGCCCTTCCTACGAAAAATTTGCAAAATCCTTGTTTTGAAGAAGCTGGAAAAATTTCAGGGGAACATCTAGCAGAGAATTATCTCGGTCGGCGGCTTGCCTGTGCACATTGTCCAATTGCCTGCATTCACCTAGCGGCATTGAGAGAACTTTATGAAGATGAACCTTATTTTTACAAAACCACCTTCATATCTTATGATTATGAACTTATTTATGCCTTGGGAACCATGCTGGGTGTTAGTAATCCTCAAGGCTTGTTGCGTTTGTTAGATGAAATAGAGGTATTAGGATTAGATGCCATTTCTACAGGGGTAGTTCTTGCCTGGACAACTGAGGCCTTCCAAAAGGGGCTTATTACCGAGAAGGAAACATCAGGGCTTGAGCCCAAATGGGGTGATTATGAAACATACATGGAGATAGTAAAAAATATTGTTTTACAAGTAAACGATTTTTATCAAGCACTAGCTAAAGGTGTAGAATATGCTTCTGAGCGCTATGGAGGAAAGGAATTTGCATTGGCCTTTGGTAAAAACGAAATGCCTGGCTATCATACTGGTCATGGAGGCCATTTGACTTTTCTCACTGGAGCTCGTCATAGTCATTTGGATTCTGCTGGATACAGTTTTGACCAGAAGTTTTTGGGAAAGGAACCGTTGACCCCAAGGGATTATGCAGAGAAACTTTTTGCCGAGGAAAGCTACCGCCAGATTCTTTCCTCTTTGGTTATTTGTTTCTTTGCTAGAGGTGTCTATGACTATCCTACTATTATAAATACTTTAAAAATTGCGGGTTTTGATTTTTCAGAAGAAGAATTAAAAAAATTGGGTAAGAATATCCTGAAAGAAAAATATCAATTTAAGTTTAGGGAAGGTTTCTCTTTGGATAATATTCGTATCCCTAAGCGGATTTTAGAAACTCTCTCCCCTTATGGGCAGTTAAAAGAAGAATTCCTTAGGGAAGCTATTATCCATTATAAAGAGCTTATAAATGTAATTTAA
- a CDS encoding 4Fe-4S binding protein, translated as MALLRVIDPERCVGCQLCMFACHRRFGEGGLGKATIFVRSRGGVSRGFAIIVCRACKEPPCAAVCPTDALKIRKKGGVILQSHKCIGCGNCKDACTIGAVFWNDDANKPAICIHCGYCAQYCPHGVIALVKEEKINVKS; from the coding sequence ATGGCCCTTTTGCGTGTGATAGACCCAGAACGATGTGTAGGTTGCCAATTATGCATGTTTGCTTGTCACCGCCGTTTTGGAGAAGGAGGTTTAGGTAAGGCTACCATTTTTGTCCGTTCCCGTGGAGGTGTAAGTCGGGGCTTTGCTATAATAGTATGTCGGGCCTGCAAAGAACCACCATGTGCTGCTGTTTGTCCCACGGATGCGTTAAAAATAAGAAAAAAGGGAGGTGTAATTCTACAATCCCACAAGTGCATTGGGTGTGGAAATTGTAAAGATGCTTGCACCATTGGGGCCGTTTTTTGGAATGATGATGCCAATAAGCCGGCGATTTGCATTCATTGTGGTTATTGTGCTCAGTATTGTCCCCATGGGGTCATTGCTTTAGTAAAAGAGGAAAAGATCAATGTTAAATCGTGA
- the rfbD gene encoding dTDP-4-dehydrorhamnose reductase, with the protein MKILLTGANGQLAQDIWLLAQKKGWEVMAFTRQVLDISNFKQVKEAITTIKPDIVINCAAYNYVDKAEKEWEQALLVNGIGPRNLATICERQAISLVHFSTDYVFDGHKSTPYTIADLPSPLNKYGATKLQGEIEVSHLTNRYYLIRVSWVFGLRGKTEVNFIKKLLLWSKDRDQLHIVTDQISSPSYTEDVAKAVLDLIQTGRFGLYHITNSGYCSRYQWAEWVLKKIDWSGKLFPARSKDFPNSVLRPAFSALDTFPLKNILGHELPSWQEATERFLKQWFSL; encoded by the coding sequence ATGAAAATTTTACTTACAGGAGCCAATGGACAATTGGCTCAAGATATATGGCTATTGGCCCAAAAGAAAGGCTGGGAGGTAATGGCCTTTACTCGACAAGTGTTGGATATTTCAAATTTTAAGCAAGTTAAAGAGGCTATTACCACTATAAAACCAGATATAGTCATCAATTGTGCGGCTTATAATTATGTAGATAAAGCAGAAAAAGAATGGGAGCAGGCCCTTTTGGTTAATGGAATCGGTCCGCGCAATTTGGCCACTATATGTGAAAGACAAGCTATATCTTTAGTTCACTTTAGCACGGACTATGTATTTGATGGACATAAATCCACTCCTTATACCATTGCTGATTTGCCTTCACCATTGAATAAATATGGGGCAACCAAACTTCAAGGTGAAATAGAAGTCTCTCATTTGACTAACCGTTACTACTTAATTCGGGTGAGTTGGGTGTTTGGCTTAAGGGGAAAGACAGAAGTAAATTTTATAAAAAAGCTTCTCTTGTGGTCAAAAGACAGAGACCAACTGCATATAGTAACTGACCAGATTAGCAGTCCTTCTTATACAGAGGATGTTGCCAAAGCAGTATTAGACCTAATTCAGACAGGAAGGTTTGGTCTTTACCATATTACCAATAGTGGTTATTGTTCTCGCTACCAGTGGGCAGAATGGGTATTAAAAAAAATAGATTGGTCAGGTAAACTTTTTCCGGCTAGAAGCAAAGATTTTCCTAATTCTGTTTTACGTCCTGCTTTTTCTGCCTTAGATACCTTTCCCTTAAAAAATATTTTAGGCCATGAACTACCTAGCTGGCAGGAAGCTACAGAAAGGTTTTTAAAACAGTGGTTTTCACTCTAA
- a CDS encoding glucose-1-phosphate thymidylyltransferase, which yields MNSVKALVLSGGKGTRLRPITHTGAKQLVPIANKPILFYVLENIISLGIKDIGIVIAPETGEIIKTTVGNGDRWGVNITYILQPEPAGLAHAVKMAEPFLKDAPFLMYLGDNLIGSGLSHFYQKFLEKKPDAQILLKAVSDPSRFGVARIDENGQVVGLIEKPKKPPSNLALIGVYLFSPKIHEAIAAIRPSWRGELEITDAIQRLIEWNCPILSEVIDTWWLDTGKKDDLLEANTIVLDEWIKRNVQGKVVDSIVSGRVILPASARVKNSQVRGPVVIGEHTIIENSYIGPFTSIGHKAKIINSTLEHCVLLDGVKVENIERLEDALIGRNSKVLKNNRLPKALKLMIGDDSVVEIP from the coding sequence ATGAATTCTGTTAAGGCTCTAGTTTTAAGTGGAGGGAAAGGGACACGTTTACGTCCTATTACTCATACCGGGGCCAAACAATTGGTGCCTATTGCCAATAAACCCATCCTTTTTTATGTCTTAGAAAATATAATCAGTTTAGGCATAAAAGATATTGGTATAGTCATTGCCCCAGAAACAGGGGAAATAATTAAGACTACGGTGGGAAATGGAGATAGATGGGGAGTAAATATCACCTATATCTTGCAACCAGAGCCAGCTGGTTTGGCACATGCAGTGAAGATGGCTGAACCTTTTTTAAAGGATGCACCTTTTCTTATGTATCTAGGGGATAATCTCATTGGTTCAGGATTAAGCCACTTTTACCAGAAATTTCTTGAAAAAAAGCCTGATGCCCAAATTTTGCTTAAGGCTGTATCTGATCCTTCTCGTTTTGGAGTAGCCCGGATAGATGAAAATGGCCAAGTGGTGGGTTTGATAGAGAAACCTAAGAAACCACCTTCAAATTTGGCCTTAATTGGCGTTTATCTCTTTTCTCCTAAGATTCATGAAGCAATTGCTGCCATTAGACCTTCTTGGCGAGGAGAGCTGGAAATTACTGATGCCATTCAGAGACTGATCGAGTGGAATTGTCCTATTTTAAGCGAGGTGATAGATACATGGTGGCTAGATACTGGGAAAAAGGATGATTTATTAGAGGCAAACACTATTGTGTTAGATGAGTGGATTAAGCGTAATGTGCAAGGTAAAGTGGTGGATAGTATTGTTTCTGGAAGAGTAATCTTGCCTGCTTCAGCAAGGGTAAAAAACAGTCAGGTTAGGGGGCCTGTGGTAATTGGAGAACATACTATTATTGAAAATTCTTATATTGGGCCGTTTACCAGCATTGGTCATAAAGCAAAAATTATTAATTCCACCTTGGAACATTGTGTTTTACTTGATGGGGTAAAAGTGGAAAATATTGAGCGTTTGGAAGATGCTTTGATTGGGCGAAATTCTAAGGTGTTAAAGAATAATAGGCTACCCAAGGCCCTAAAATTGATGATTGGCGACGATAGCGTTGTGGAGATTCCTTAA
- the rfbC gene encoding dTDP-4-dehydrorhamnose 3,5-epimerase, with product MPFEFIPLEISQVILIEPKVFADTRGFFMETYSYKAFAKFGIKEHFVQDNHSRSVKGVLRGLHYQKHPTAQAKLVRCVKGAIFDVAVDIRKGSPTYGKWVGVTLTAENKKMLYIPVGFAHGFYTLEEDTEVIYKVSHYYSPKDEAGIIWNDPKIGIIWPSNTPVVGERDRKWPPLKEADNNFTFEGDEDEFC from the coding sequence ATGCCTTTTGAATTTATCCCTTTAGAAATCTCTCAAGTGATCCTAATTGAACCTAAGGTATTTGCCGATACTCGTGGTTTTTTCATGGAAACTTATAGTTATAAGGCATTTGCTAAATTTGGTATTAAAGAACACTTTGTTCAAGATAATCATTCCCGTTCAGTCAAGGGAGTATTGCGCGGACTACATTATCAAAAACACCCCACTGCTCAAGCCAAACTGGTGCGGTGTGTGAAAGGGGCAATCTTTGATGTGGCAGTAGATATTCGGAAAGGTTCTCCTACTTATGGGAAATGGGTGGGGGTAACCCTTACTGCTGAAAACAAAAAGATGCTCTATATCCCCGTGGGATTCGCCCATGGGTTTTATACCCTCGAAGAAGACACTGAAGTCATTTATAAAGTGAGCCATTACTATTCTCCAAAAGATGAGGCAGGGATTATTTGGAATGACCCTAAAATTGGCATAATTTGGCCATCGAATACACCAGTTGTGGGAGAAAGGGATAGAAAATGGCCACCTTTAAAGGAGGCAGATAATAATTTCACTTTTGAAGGAGATGAAGATGAATTCTGTTAA
- the rfbB gene encoding dTDP-glucose 4,6-dehydratase encodes MAKRKLRNILITGGCGFIGSNFIHYLFAQSEFSGRVINLDKITYAGNPENLSEINSKYHGTRYFFVKGDICNLELVRNIFHDYDIDTVVHFAAESHVDRSIIGPAEFVKTNVNGTFILLEAAREAWLEKGRPEGCLFYQISTDEVYGSLGKTGFFTEETPYCPNSPYSASKAASDHFVRAYFKTYGLPVIISNCTNNYGPYQFPEKLIPLTILNASEGKPIPIYGKGENIRDWIYVEDHCEAIWCLLNRGKIGEQYNIGGGNQQKNIVVVKMICHLLDEKIGPLPSGPRENLIIFVQDRPGHDFRYAMDISKIVRELNWRPKTDFKTGLLKTIEWYLTNQEWVKRVKSGAYKNWIEAFYKTVKHAF; translated from the coding sequence ATGGCCAAACGTAAATTGAGAAATATCTTAATCACTGGAGGCTGTGGTTTTATAGGCAGCAATTTTATCCATTATTTATTTGCTCAATCTGAATTTTCTGGGCGGGTAATCAACCTGGATAAAATTACCTATGCCGGTAATCCGGAGAATCTAAGTGAGATTAATTCTAAGTACCATGGCACCCGTTATTTTTTCGTAAAAGGTGATATTTGTAATTTAGAATTAGTAAGAAACATCTTTCATGATTATGACATTGATACAGTGGTTCATTTTGCAGCAGAATCTCATGTTGACCGCTCTATTATTGGCCCTGCAGAATTTGTTAAAACTAATGTAAATGGCACATTTATTTTGTTAGAAGCGGCTAGAGAGGCATGGTTAGAAAAGGGACGGCCAGAAGGGTGTCTATTTTATCAGATTAGCACCGATGAGGTGTATGGTTCTTTAGGGAAAACAGGTTTTTTTACCGAGGAGACACCTTATTGTCCTAATAGTCCCTATTCAGCATCGAAGGCTGCTAGTGACCATTTTGTTAGGGCCTATTTTAAGACTTATGGCTTACCTGTGATTATCTCTAATTGCACTAATAATTATGGGCCATATCAATTTCCTGAAAAGCTTATTCCTTTAACCATCCTTAATGCCTCAGAAGGAAAGCCAATTCCCATATATGGTAAAGGTGAAAATATTAGGGACTGGATATATGTAGAAGACCATTGTGAAGCAATCTGGTGTTTATTAAATAGAGGTAAAATTGGTGAGCAATATAATATTGGTGGAGGAAACCAACAAAAAAATATAGTGGTGGTAAAAATGATTTGCCACCTATTAGATGAAAAAATAGGGCCATTACCTTCTGGCCCTAGAGAAAACCTTATCATATTTGTTCAAGACAGACCTGGCCATGACTTTCGCTATGCCATGGATATTAGTAAAATTGTTAGAGAATTAAATTGGCGACCTAAGACTGATTTTAAGACGGGGCTTTTAAAGACAATAGAGTGGTATTTAACTAACCAGGAGTGGGTAAAGAGGGTAAAATCTGGTGCTTATAAAAATTGGATAGAAGCGTTTTATAAAACAGTGAAACATGCCTTTTGA
- a CDS encoding DUF2079 domain-containing protein codes for MSWMHNLIVALILIFSTAYMSYLKLMAHFSLQTSSFDLGIHVNVAWNTIHGNFLYSSILGINYLGDHFSPIHFLTCFSLLIWKNAGVLLVLQSIGIVSGGLAVYVLALKIIGNRFQALFLMLCYLAYPYLHEVSKFDFHPISLAIPAFLWCLYFMETEKRIAFFLSLFILLLIKENVPLIISGLGVFLIVRKKKKLGLIILALSLLIFVFEIKFLIPFFRGHGATYPYFYRYANLGGSFSQIIINIFTHPYLLLEESFFNPEKLRSVIKLFIPLGFIPLFAGKQFIPVVIPLILNLISSYKPQWGFSCQYSATLIPFIFYATIYGFKNLQEIITNFSRSNIFAIEGIMLSFLFLLIIIMKSNIPPYFRSYNKKHVEAAFEVLNSIPSDISVCAQSNLVPHLSMRKNIYHFRDVPGYDIRNAQYIILDLEGVTWPFMKEAYIQAVMDLLINSQYDIVKEMDNVILLKKNAPKNRNKE; via the coding sequence ATGTCATGGATGCACAATTTGATTGTTGCTCTAATACTGATCTTTTCAACTGCTTACATGTCATATTTGAAGCTTATGGCGCATTTTTCGTTGCAAACATCGTCTTTTGATCTTGGTATTCATGTCAATGTGGCTTGGAATACTATCCATGGGAACTTTCTTTATAGTTCAATCCTGGGTATCAATTATCTTGGCGACCACTTTTCACCAATTCACTTTCTTACTTGTTTTTCCCTATTAATATGGAAAAATGCCGGAGTTCTTTTAGTTCTTCAAAGCATAGGAATTGTCTCAGGAGGACTTGCTGTTTATGTTTTGGCATTAAAAATTATAGGAAATAGATTTCAAGCCCTTTTTTTAATGCTTTGCTACTTAGCCTATCCCTACCTTCACGAGGTAAGTAAATTTGATTTTCATCCAATATCATTAGCTATTCCAGCATTTTTATGGTGTTTATACTTTATGGAAACAGAAAAAAGGATAGCGTTTTTTCTTTCCTTATTTATTTTGTTACTCATAAAGGAGAATGTTCCGTTAATTATCTCTGGTTTAGGTGTATTTCTAATTGTAAGAAAAAAGAAAAAATTGGGTCTGATCATTTTGGCTTTATCTCTTCTAATTTTTGTTTTTGAAATTAAATTTTTAATACCTTTTTTCCGTGGCCACGGAGCCACCTACCCCTATTTTTATAGATATGCAAACCTTGGTGGGAGTTTCTCACAGATTATAATAAATATTTTCACTCACCCATATCTCCTATTAGAGGAATCTTTTTTTAATCCTGAAAAATTACGTTCAGTTATAAAGCTATTCATCCCATTGGGATTTATACCCCTTTTTGCTGGAAAACAATTCATACCTGTAGTAATACCGTTAATATTGAACCTAATTAGTTCATATAAACCTCAATGGGGATTTAGCTGCCAATACTCGGCAACTTTAATCCCATTTATTTTCTATGCCACAATTTATGGATTCAAAAATTTACAGGAGATAATAACAAATTTTTCAAGGTCTAATATTTTTGCAATAGAAGGCATCATGCTGTCTTTCTTATTCTTACTTATTATTATAATGAAATCAAACATACCACCATATTTCCGGAGCTATAATAAGAAACATGTTGAAGCAGCCTTTGAGGTTTTAAATTCTATACCAAGCGATATAAGTGTCTGTGCACAGAGTAACCTGGTTCCCCATCTGTCCATGCGTAAGAATATATATCATTTTCGAGATGTGCCTGGCTATGATATACGGAATGCTCAATATATTATTCTAGATTTAGAAGGAGTTACATGGCCCTTTATGAAGGAGGCATATATACAGGCAGTGATGGACCTTTTAATAAATAGCCAATATGACATAGTTAAAGAAATGGATAACGTTATTCTCTTAAAGAAAAATGCACCAAAAAATAGGAATAAGGAATAA